A stretch of the Metopolophium dirhodum isolate CAU chromosome 8, ASM1992520v1, whole genome shotgun sequence genome encodes the following:
- the LOC132950139 gene encoding pseudouridine-5'-phosphatase-like — protein MRLPVKITQIVKNVCRSFSTKECHPVSHVIFDMDGVLLDTENIHKQSVTAVASKFGKTYNLDLRYRVLGAPEFDGAKMVVDELNLPISVEEFIIMVRAFENKVLSDVGLLPGVDRLVRHLNKNKVPFAIATSSTKQSFDLKTSQHKSLFSLFNHVVCGGCDPGVKNGKPAPDIFLTCASRFPDQPHPKKCLVFEDSPNGVRGAKEAGMQVVMVPDNLLSKDLCTEATVVLGSIKDFIPEAFGLPSFD, from the exons ATGA gatTACCTGTAAAAATTACTCAAATCGTTAAAAATGTTTGTCGTTCATTTAGTACCAAGGAATGTCATCCCGTGTCTCATGTCATTTTTGATATGGATGGTGTACTTTTAG acACTGAAAATATACACAAGCAATCTGTAACAGCAGTGGCATCTAAATTTGGTAAAACCTACAACCTTGACTTACGTTACAGGGTGTTAGGTGCACCTGAATTTGATGGAGCCAAAATggtagttgatgaattaaatttgcCAATATCGGTTGAAGAGTTCATAATCATGGTCCGTGCATTTGagaataaagttttatctgatGTTGGTTTACTACCAG gcGTAGATCGGCTTGTGCGTCACCTTAACAAAAACAAAGTACCATTTGCTATAGCAACTAGCAGTACTAAACAAAGTTTTGACTTGAAAACTTCTCAACATAAATCATTGTTTTCACTTTTTAACCATGTCGTCTGTGGAGGATGTGATCCAGGGGTAAAGAATGGAAAACCTGCACCAGATATATTTCTTACATGCGCCTCTAGATTTCCTGACCAGCCACATCCAAAAAAG tgtTTAGTATTTGAGGATTCTCCAAATGGAGTAAGAGGAGCTAAAGAAGCAGGTATGCAAGTAGTAATGGTACCAGATAATTTGTTATCAAAAGATTTATGTACTGAAGCAACTGTAGTATTAGGCAGTATAAAAGATTTCATTCCAGAAGCATTTGGTTTGCCATCATTTGATTGA
- the LOC132950140 gene encoding probable pseudouridine-5'-phosphatase produces MSKYTPVTHVIFDMDGLLLDTEKVYLSSITEVLKNHGKDYPNDLRVRVMGTIPINTATIIIKELEMDIKPVDLLAEFHENQIVKMENVPFLPGAERLIDHLHTNNVPIAVATSSGKDTFKVKTANYQHIFSKFHHIVLGSADSEVKQGKPAPDIFLVCASRFDDKPLPQNCLVFEDAPNGVTGARSAGMQAVMVPDKIIPMEKTTHATQVISSLLDFKPEDFGLPPFP; encoded by the exons ATGTCCAAGTATACGCCCGTGACTCATGTCATATTCGACATGGACGGTTTGCTTTTAG ACACGGAAAAGGTGTACTTGTCAAGCATTACCGAAGTATTAAAAAACCACGGCAAGGACTACCCTAACGACTTGAGAGTCCGCGTTATGGGCACAATACCAATCAACACCGCTACAATCATAATAAAAGAACTGGAAATGGACATAAAACCAGTCGATCTTCTTGCCGAATTCCACGAAAATCAGATCGTCAAAATGGAAAATGTTCCGTTTTTGCCAG GAGCTGAAAGGTTAATCGATCATCTACACACCAACAATGTGCCAATAGCTGTGGCTACAAGTAGTGGAAAAGATACTTTCAAAGTAAAAACGGCAAACTATCAACACATCTTTTCAAAATTCCATCACATTGTACTTGGTAGTGCGGATTCAGAAGTAAAACAAGGAAAACCAGCTCCAGACATATTCCTGGTTTGTGCATCACGGTTTGACGATAAACCTCTACCACAAAAT TGTTTGGTATTTGAGGACGCCCCAAATGGAGTTACAGGTGCAAGGTCTGCTGGCATGCAAGCCGTTATGGTTCCAGATAAAATAATTCCTATGGAGAAGACTACTCATGCCACTCAAGTGATATCTTCATTGTTGGACTTCAAGCCTGAAGATTTTGGACTACCTCCGTTTCCTTGA